From Toxorhynchites rutilus septentrionalis strain SRP chromosome 2, ASM2978413v1, whole genome shotgun sequence, a single genomic window includes:
- the LOC129770944 gene encoding calaxin-like, whose product MSLDLTLESGEEIRFLNKIRTTIKQLSKQCRFTTRELEIALLIYYKLLKDEIDEGGSKTPQYISRQHFTTVFSTMFGISDRETLRRMYAALDKGATSYVTMETWVKTLSLFLRGSFEEKIKYCFKVYDLQGDGVITREHMMLLMRSVFIKHQVEDVEEAVKEFVDILLHRMDIDRDGAISFQDYQETVRAIPELLECFGQALPDRFHVYAFSRTFLDRVRKF is encoded by the coding sequence ATGAGCCTCGACCTAACGCTCGAATCGGGTGAGGAAATTCGCTTCCTCAACAAAATCAGGACCACCATAAAACAGCTCAGCAAACAATGCCGTTTCACCACACGCGAGCTGGAGATAGCCCTCCTGATTTACTACAAGCTGCTCAAGGATGAAATCGATGAAGGTGGTAGCAAAACTCCTCAATACATCAGCCGGCAGCATTTTACTACGGTGTTCAGCACGATGTTTGGCATTTCGGACAGGGAGACTCTGCGTCGGATGTATGCGGCGTTGGACAAAGGTGCAACGTCGTATGTAACAATGGAGACGTGGGTCAAAACTCTGTCGCTGTTTCTGCGTGGATCGTTCGAGGAGAAAATCAAATACTGTTTCAAGGTGTATGATCTACAGGGCGATGGAGTCATCACGAGGGAACACATGATGCTGCTGATGCGATCTGTTTTCATAAAACACCAGGTGGAGGACGTGGAGGAAGCAGTGAAGGAGTTCGTCGATATTCTATTGCACAGGATGGATATTGATCGTGATGGAGCGATTTCATTCCAGGACTACCAGGAAACGGTTAGAGCGATACCCGAATTGTTAGAGTGCTTTGGCCAGGCGTTGCCAGACCGCTTCCATGTCTATGCTTTTTCGAGAACCTTTTTGGACCGCGTACGAAAATTTTAA